In Geopsychrobacter electrodiphilus DSM 16401, a single window of DNA contains:
- the nuoH gene encoding NADH-quinone oxidoreductase subunit NuoH has product MPEWLLISLLILAKLGLIFFVLLTLAAYLVLAERKILGRMQLRPGPNRVGPFGTMQPLADVIKLLTKEDFIPDQADKWLFMLAPGLAAVTALLTFAVVPFGPPLTLFGHEVPLVVCDLNIGVLFFLGLSSLAVYGMTLGGWASNSKYALLGAIRGLSQLISYELSMGLALVPVVMLARSFSLTDIVMAQADVPFALVNPLAFLIFLISIVAESKRIPFDLPEAENELVAGFHTEYSGMRFGLFFVGEYINLIILGSMLTIFFLGGWMGPFLPGVVWFSIKVLLVCFFFIWVRGTLPRLRYDQLMHFGWKILLPLSLLNVILTGAFLLWRQG; this is encoded by the coding sequence ATGCCTGAGTGGCTGCTGATATCCCTGTTGATCCTGGCCAAGCTGGGGCTGATCTTCTTTGTCCTGTTGACCCTGGCGGCCTATCTGGTGCTGGCCGAGCGCAAGATCCTTGGTCGCATGCAGTTGCGCCCTGGTCCTAACCGGGTCGGCCCCTTCGGGACCATGCAGCCTCTGGCCGATGTCATCAAACTTTTGACCAAAGAAGATTTTATTCCGGATCAGGCCGATAAGTGGCTGTTTATGCTCGCACCAGGTCTGGCGGCGGTGACTGCGCTCTTAACTTTTGCCGTGGTCCCCTTCGGTCCGCCCTTGACCCTCTTCGGGCATGAGGTGCCGCTGGTGGTCTGCGATCTGAATATCGGCGTGCTCTTTTTTCTTGGACTCTCTTCGCTGGCGGTCTATGGCATGACCCTCGGCGGCTGGGCGTCGAACTCAAAATACGCCCTGCTCGGTGCGATTCGTGGATTGTCTCAGTTGATCAGCTACGAATTGTCGATGGGACTTGCCCTGGTGCCGGTGGTGATGCTGGCGCGCTCCTTCTCGCTGACCGATATCGTCATGGCCCAGGCCGATGTGCCCTTCGCTTTGGTGAATCCGCTGGCCTTTTTGATCTTCCTGATCAGTATCGTGGCCGAAAGCAAGCGGATCCCCTTCGATCTGCCCGAGGCCGAAAATGAGCTGGTGGCAGGTTTTCACACCGAGTATTCAGGGATGCGCTTCGGACTCTTTTTTGTCGGCGAGTATATCAATTTGATCATTCTCGGTTCGATGCTGACGATCTTCTTTTTAGGTGGCTGGATGGGGCCGTTTCTGCCGGGGGTGGTCTGGTTCAGCATTAAGGTGCTGCTGGTCTGTTTCTTCTTCATCTGGGTGCGCGGCACCCTGCCACGCCTGCGTTATGATCAGTTGATGCACTTCGGCTGGAAGATCCTGCTTCCCCTGTCGCTGCTCAACGTCATTCTGACCGGGGCCTTTTTACTCTGGAGGCAGGGATGA
- the nuoI gene encoding NADH-quinone oxidoreductase subunit NuoI, with protein MSIWRDIKGTIEPFWVTLRNMFRPVVTIEYPEVRAEISPRYRGRLILTRDPDGQERCVACYLCSAACPVDCISMQATEGENGRRYAAWFRINFSRCIFCGLCTEACPTLAIQVTGDFELANRNPLETVWEKEELLVDHCGQEPGYNFYHHAGIGVAAARGCNPGEDKPVNVKDLLP; from the coding sequence ATGAGTATCTGGCGCGACATCAAGGGGACAATCGAGCCCTTCTGGGTCACCCTGCGCAATATGTTCCGTCCGGTGGTGACCATAGAGTACCCGGAGGTGAGGGCCGAAATTTCTCCGCGCTATCGAGGGCGGCTGATTCTGACCCGTGACCCCGATGGTCAGGAACGTTGTGTCGCCTGCTATCTGTGCAGCGCCGCCTGCCCGGTTGATTGCATCTCAATGCAGGCCACCGAAGGTGAAAATGGCCGGCGTTACGCCGCCTGGTTCCGTATCAATTTCAGCCGCTGTATCTTCTGCGGACTCTGCACAGAAGCCTGTCCGACTCTGGCGATTCAGGTCACCGGTGATTTTGAACTGGCCAATCGCAACCCGCTGGAGACGGTGTGGGAAAAAGAAGAGTTGCTGGTTGACCATTGCGGTCAGGAACCGGGCTATAACTTCTATCATCATGCCGGGATCGGGGTAGCGGCTGCGCGCGGCTGTAACCCCGGCGAAGATAAACCGGTGAATGTTAAAGATCTATTGCCGTAA
- a CDS encoding NADH-quinone oxidoreductase subunit J family protein: MATWLFYILGAIAVAATTLAITRRNPVHSVIYLVNSFFALALLFYLLGAPLVAAWEVIIYAGAIMVLFLFIIMMLELSPGERADRQGPGPLQWLPVLLLGVALISCTLLLFKLDPAAATNIPTWYASPRDFGYALFHEYALAVEIVSFQLLFAAVGAFYVGRAGGRKEIGAAQ, from the coding sequence ATGGCTACCTGGCTTTTCTACATCCTTGGAGCGATCGCGGTTGCGGCGACGACGCTGGCGATCACCCGGCGCAATCCGGTCCATTCGGTCATTTATCTGGTCAACAGCTTCTTTGCGCTGGCGCTGCTCTTTTATCTGCTGGGTGCGCCCCTGGTTGCCGCCTGGGAAGTGATCATCTACGCCGGCGCGATTATGGTGCTCTTTTTGTTTATCATCATGATGCTGGAGCTCTCCCCAGGAGAACGAGCCGATCGCCAGGGTCCGGGACCGCTGCAATGGTTGCCGGTGCTGCTGCTCGGCGTTGCGCTGATCAGTTGCACCCTGCTGTTGTTTAAGCTTGACCCGGCCGCCGCGACGAACATCCCGACCTGGTACGCCTCGCCGCGGGATTTCGGTTATGCCCTGTTTCACGAATATGCTCTGGCGGTAGAAATTGTCTCTTTTCAATTGCTGTTCGCGGCCGTGGGTGCGTTTTATGTCGGGCGTGCCGGCGGACGTAAAGAGATCGGAGCTGCCCAATGA
- the nuoK gene encoding NADH-quinone oxidoreductase subunit NuoK gives MIVPFQHLLVLASILFFLGLMSVLVRRNLIMILIGVEIMLNAAGLVLVGGSALWHQLDGQVLVIFLMALTSAEVSISLAMVVYLNRRKQTVDVRAFDELRG, from the coding sequence ATGATTGTACCCTTTCAACATCTTCTGGTGCTGGCCAGTATCCTCTTTTTCCTGGGGCTGATGTCTGTGCTGGTGCGGCGGAATCTGATCATGATCCTGATTGGCGTGGAGATCATGCTCAACGCGGCGGGGCTGGTGCTGGTCGGCGGCAGCGCGCTCTGGCATCAGCTGGATGGGCAGGTGCTGGTGATCTTCCTGATGGCATTGACTTCGGCCGAGGTTTCCATTTCGCTGGCGATGGTGGTTTATCTCAATCGCCGCAAACAGACCGTGGATGTGCGTGCTTTTGATGAATTGAGGGGCTGA